Proteins encoded within one genomic window of Prauserella marina:
- a CDS encoding serine hydrolase produces MEATRRREYARRAVLSAFVVLFAATACSAPAQPERSCSPARPDVGSVEGWVGYLGAHPGDVALVADDGRGRIVERRAHEVQPMASAGKVLNLVAYAMAVAEGTVSPGDPVRVGDWERWAVLGGGEQAHADALDDLGVPRNGMRARDPGQVVTLGQVVSRMIVRSDNAAPDYLRDLLGDDALTRAAGAVGWADPELPSTTGLTVSFFTPELLPRQGGRAARRAAEWEIARRYAYDSAFRADVDSRQVPKGADEPAFVEGGPGGTARQLASLWSAIAHGTFPGAAIARGIVERVPEPEPGLLAIGAKGGNAPGVLARGTEIRRDDGTVAVAVVLVRSMSAEDTGRVNRSSVAFNDFLTAIARDPSILPAPRCLPAR; encoded by the coding sequence GTGGAGGCAACGAGACGTCGGGAGTACGCGCGCCGTGCCGTGCTGTCGGCATTCGTGGTCCTGTTCGCGGCGACGGCGTGCTCCGCGCCCGCCCAGCCGGAGCGATCCTGTTCCCCCGCGCGTCCGGATGTGGGGTCGGTCGAGGGCTGGGTGGGCTATCTCGGCGCGCATCCAGGGGACGTCGCCCTCGTGGCCGACGACGGCCGTGGCCGGATCGTCGAGCGCAGGGCACACGAGGTCCAGCCGATGGCCTCGGCAGGCAAGGTATTGAACCTCGTCGCCTACGCGATGGCGGTCGCCGAAGGGACCGTTTCGCCTGGCGATCCGGTCAGGGTCGGCGACTGGGAACGCTGGGCCGTCCTCGGCGGCGGAGAACAGGCACACGCCGACGCGCTCGACGACCTCGGTGTTCCGAGAAACGGGATGCGAGCGCGGGATCCCGGCCAGGTCGTCACCCTCGGCCAGGTGGTGAGCCGCATGATCGTCAGAAGTGACAATGCCGCCCCCGATTACCTCAGGGACCTGCTTGGCGACGATGCCTTGACCCGAGCGGCCGGCGCGGTCGGATGGGCCGACCCGGAGTTGCCGAGCACGACCGGCCTCACCGTCTCCTTCTTCACTCCTGAGCTACTGCCGAGGCAAGGAGGAAGGGCAGCGCGGCGGGCAGCGGAGTGGGAGATCGCCCGCCGCTATGCCTACGACTCCGCCTTCAGGGCTGATGTGGACTCACGTCAGGTGCCGAAGGGAGCGGACGAACCCGCGTTCGTCGAAGGTGGCCCCGGCGGCACCGCTCGCCAGCTCGCCTCGCTGTGGTCGGCCATCGCGCACGGCACTTTCCCCGGCGCGGCCATCGCGCGCGGAATCGTGGAGCGAGTCCCCGAACCGGAGCCCGGCCTGCTCGCGATCGGCGCCAAGGGAGGCAACGCGCCGGGCGTACTCGCGAGGGGAACGGAGATCCGCAGGGATGACGGCACGGTCGCCGTCGCCGTTGTCCTTGTGCGCAGTATGAGTGCCGAGGACACCGGCCGCGTCAACCGCTCCAGCGTGGCGTTCAACGACTTCCTCACCGCGATCGCGCGAGATCCGTCCATTTTGCCCGCCCCGCGATGCCTCCCTGCTCGGTGA
- a CDS encoding D-Ala-D-Ala carboxypeptidase family metallohydrolase, translated as MRSRLLLAVFALVAAFAATPATAAPAQVTAPSDACYSWDRTLSEGASGEDVRQLQIRVAGYPGRDAVLAIDGEFGPATAAAVSRFQQAYGLGGDGVADQSTFDKIYELQDDDCTPVNFDYGELNNCNSDWSGGNVPAAEAKANALVSMWKLQAMRHAMGDQPIVVNGGFRSVSCNDAVGGAPASRHLFGDAVDLGAGSQGFCALAQQARDHGFREILGPGYPGHDDHVHVAHRSGKLWSAPSCGM; from the coding sequence ATGAGATCCCGTCTCCTTCTGGCAGTGTTCGCGCTCGTGGCCGCGTTCGCCGCGACACCGGCCACCGCCGCTCCCGCACAGGTCACCGCCCCGAGCGACGCCTGCTACTCCTGGGACCGCACCCTCTCCGAAGGCGCGTCGGGCGAGGACGTACGCCAACTGCAAATCCGGGTGGCAGGCTATCCGGGGCGCGATGCCGTGCTGGCGATCGACGGGGAGTTCGGCCCGGCGACCGCGGCGGCGGTGTCCCGGTTCCAGCAGGCGTACGGACTCGGCGGCGACGGGGTCGCCGATCAGTCCACGTTCGACAAGATCTACGAGCTACAGGACGACGACTGCACCCCGGTGAACTTCGACTACGGCGAGCTGAACAACTGCAACTCCGACTGGTCGGGCGGCAATGTCCCGGCGGCCGAGGCGAAAGCCAACGCGCTCGTTTCGATGTGGAAGCTACAGGCCATGCGGCACGCCATGGGCGACCAGCCGATCGTGGTCAACGGCGGTTTCCGCAGCGTGTCGTGCAACGACGCGGTCGGCGGCGCACCCGCCAGCAGGCACCTCTTCGGCGACGCCGTCGATCTCGGTGCCGGTTCACAGGGATTCTGCGCGCTCGCCCAGCAGGCACGGGACCACGGTTTCCGCGAGATCCTCGGCCCCGGCTACCCCGGCCACGACGATCACGTCCACGTCGCGCACCGCAGCGGAAAACTCTGGTCTGCACCCAGTTGCGGAATGTGA
- a CDS encoding aldo/keto reductase — protein MIGVPIRRLGQLAVSAQGLGCMGMSHAYGEADDAQSIATVHHAIGLGVNFLDTADFYGAGHNEQLVGRAVAGRRDDVVIATKFGFANRLGEPTLIRGDAAYVRQACEASLRRLDVDHIDLYYQHRVDPTVPIEETAGAMAELVTEGKVRHLGLSEASAATIRRAHAVHPIAALQSEWSLWTRDIESDIAPVCAELGIGIVPFSPLGRGFLTGRYNSVDELAADDMRRRQPRFADGNIEQNLAIVAKLTELASAKGVSAGQLALAWVLHRGEDVVPIPGTRRTRNLEENVGALAVELSTEDVEAIEAAAPAERVAGPRYDETSLGFVNG, from the coding sequence ATGATCGGCGTTCCCATCCGGCGGCTGGGTCAGCTCGCGGTGTCCGCGCAGGGCCTCGGTTGCATGGGGATGAGTCACGCATACGGTGAGGCGGACGACGCGCAGTCGATCGCGACGGTGCACCATGCCATCGGTCTCGGGGTGAACTTCCTGGACACCGCCGACTTCTACGGTGCGGGGCACAACGAGCAACTGGTCGGCAGAGCCGTCGCGGGCCGCAGGGACGACGTCGTGATCGCCACGAAGTTCGGTTTCGCGAACCGGTTGGGGGAGCCGACGCTCATCCGGGGCGACGCCGCATACGTGCGGCAGGCGTGCGAGGCGTCGCTGCGGAGGCTCGACGTCGACCACATCGACCTCTACTACCAGCACAGGGTCGATCCGACGGTGCCGATCGAGGAAACCGCCGGGGCCATGGCCGAGCTGGTGACCGAGGGAAAGGTGCGTCATCTCGGGCTGTCCGAAGCGAGCGCGGCGACCATCCGGCGCGCGCACGCCGTGCATCCGATCGCCGCGTTGCAGAGCGAATGGTCGCTCTGGACCCGTGACATCGAGAGCGACATCGCCCCAGTATGCGCGGAACTCGGTATTGGGATCGTCCCGTTCTCGCCGCTGGGAAGGGGTTTTCTGACCGGGCGCTACAACTCGGTCGACGAGCTGGCAGCCGACGACATGCGGCGGAGGCAGCCTCGCTTCGCCGACGGCAACATCGAGCAGAACCTGGCGATCGTCGCGAAACTGACCGAACTCGCCTCGGCGAAGGGCGTGTCGGCCGGCCAGCTCGCGCTGGCCTGGGTGCTGCACCGGGGCGAGGACGTCGTGCCGATTCCCGGTACCCGGCGCACGCGCAACCTTGAGGAGAACGTGGGGGCACTCGCCGTCGAACTGTCCACTGAGGATGTCGAAGCGATCGAGGCCGCCGCGCCGGCCGAGCGGGTCGCCGGTCCTCGCTACGACGAGACAAGTCTCGGTTTCGTCAACGGCTGA
- a CDS encoding GntR family transcriptional regulator, producing MTAENRGKDRGPAELSTRVADAIRDAITGGEFSPGQRLVEAELSERFGVSRAALRNAFVQLASEGLVERVQNRGARVRVVSLEEAVEITEVRMVVEGLCAAKAAERATEADRSALRESGRRMRDAVADGDVLAYSELNRQLHERILELSGQATAGAVLHRLRGQNVRHQFRLALRPGRPAVSLPEHLTIIDAVCAGDADAAEKAMRDHLRSVIEVLPEVDNAKAGYFPSM from the coding sequence GTGACGGCAGAGAACCGGGGCAAGGACAGGGGTCCGGCCGAACTCTCGACGCGAGTCGCCGATGCCATCAGGGATGCCATCACCGGCGGCGAGTTCTCGCCGGGCCAGCGGCTCGTCGAAGCCGAACTTTCCGAGCGGTTCGGCGTGAGCAGGGCGGCGCTGCGCAACGCGTTCGTGCAACTCGCGAGCGAGGGGCTCGTCGAGCGCGTCCAGAATCGTGGGGCCAGGGTGCGGGTCGTGTCTCTCGAAGAGGCCGTCGAGATCACCGAGGTACGCATGGTGGTCGAGGGGCTGTGCGCCGCGAAGGCCGCCGAGCGGGCCACCGAAGCCGACCGGAGCGCGTTGCGCGAGAGCGGGCGGCGGATGCGGGACGCCGTTGCCGATGGCGACGTTCTGGCCTACTCGGAACTCAACAGGCAACTGCACGAACGGATTCTCGAACTCAGCGGCCAGGCGACGGCCGGTGCCGTCCTGCATCGCTTGCGCGGGCAGAACGTCCGCCACCAGTTCCGGCTCGCGCTGCGGCCGGGACGGCCAGCCGTGTCCCTGCCGGAGCATCTGACCATCATCGACGCGGTGTGTGCCGGTGACGCCGACGCGGCGGAAAAGGCGATGCGGGATCACCTTCGCAGCGTCATCGAGGTGCTTCCCGAGGTCGACAACGCGAAGGCGGGCTACTTCCCCTCGATGTGA
- a CDS encoding 4-oxalomesaconate tautomerase, translating to MSEGVRCMLMRGGTSKGAYFLAEDLPSSGDALHDLLLRIMGTPDPRQIDGIGGAQPVTSKVAIVSPSKGPDTDVDYLFLQLGVGDATVSDRQNCGNLLAGVGQFAVERGIVSPGAERTSVRIRMVNTDSIAVASFPTPGERVDYSGSTAISGVPGTAAPVELDFADTEGSVCGTLLPTGRVTDEIRGVEVTCIDNGMPVVVARASDLGITGYESVAELGADDALAERVQSLRLEAGALMGLGDVSAASVPKTSLVAAPRSGGAICARTFIPLKPHPSIGVLGGVSVLSALLLDGAAGHELLVRPPDGGAMEIEHPEGSLAVGVTFAASAEPRILRSTVVRTARKLFDGTVFPRDRDLGPAGA from the coding sequence ATGAGCGAAGGCGTGCGCTGCATGTTGATGCGCGGCGGAACGTCGAAGGGCGCCTACTTCCTCGCCGAGGACCTGCCCTCCAGCGGGGACGCCCTGCACGATCTGCTGTTGCGGATCATGGGAACACCGGATCCGCGCCAGATCGACGGCATCGGGGGAGCGCAGCCGGTGACGAGCAAGGTCGCGATCGTGTCGCCTTCGAAAGGGCCGGACACCGACGTCGACTACCTGTTCCTGCAACTCGGTGTCGGCGACGCGACGGTCTCCGATCGGCAGAACTGCGGCAATCTTCTCGCCGGGGTAGGGCAGTTCGCCGTCGAACGCGGAATCGTGTCTCCTGGCGCGGAGCGGACGAGCGTACGGATACGCATGGTCAACACGGATTCGATCGCGGTGGCATCGTTCCCCACGCCGGGAGAGCGCGTCGATTACTCGGGATCGACCGCGATCTCCGGTGTCCCAGGCACCGCGGCCCCGGTCGAACTCGACTTCGCCGACACCGAGGGTTCCGTGTGCGGAACCCTGCTCCCGACGGGAAGGGTGACCGACGAGATCCGCGGCGTCGAGGTCACCTGTATCGACAACGGAATGCCGGTCGTCGTCGCGAGGGCGAGCGACCTCGGCATCACCGGATACGAGTCCGTGGCCGAACTCGGTGCCGACGACGCGCTCGCCGAGCGCGTCCAGTCGCTGCGCCTCGAAGCGGGCGCGCTGATGGGACTCGGTGACGTCAGCGCGGCATCCGTTCCCAAGACCAGTCTGGTGGCCGCGCCGAGAAGCGGGGGCGCGATCTGCGCGAGGACCTTCATTCCGCTCAAGCCGCATCCCTCGATCGGCGTTCTCGGCGGGGTGAGCGTGCTGTCGGCGCTGCTGCTCGACGGCGCGGCCGGACACGAACTGCTCGTCCGGCCACCGGATGGCGGCGCCATGGAGATCGAGCATCCCGAGGGAAGCCTCGCCGTCGGCGTCACCTTCGCCGCATCGGCCGAACCCCGGATCCTGCGTTCGACCGTGGTCCGCACCGCGCGCAAACTCTTCGACGGCACGGTCTTTCCCCGCGACCGGGACCTCGGCCCGGCAGGGGCGTGA
- a CDS encoding PIG-L deacetylase family protein: MSATEGSLLVVSAHAGDFVWRAGGAIALAAQRGLRAVVVCLSYGERGESARAWREGHSLEEIKAIREDEAKKAASSLGAEIRFLDAGDYPLVESPELVDRLVRVYRELSPSVVLTHALADPYNGDHPAAARMALQARVLAQAIGYDAPGEPLGAPPVFCFEPHQPEQCDFKPDVLLDITEAFDRKREAMECLPAQRHMWDYYTDLARRRGVQLKRNAGPNLGLPHDTMAEAYVRLYPQVTAHLA, from the coding sequence ATGTCCGCAACCGAGGGAAGTCTGCTGGTGGTCAGCGCGCATGCCGGGGACTTCGTGTGGAGGGCGGGTGGCGCGATCGCTCTCGCCGCCCAGCGCGGCCTCCGAGCCGTTGTGGTGTGCCTGAGCTACGGCGAACGCGGGGAGTCGGCCCGCGCCTGGCGCGAGGGGCATTCGCTGGAGGAGATCAAGGCGATCCGCGAGGACGAGGCGAAGAAGGCCGCTTCGTCCCTCGGTGCCGAGATCCGCTTCCTCGACGCGGGCGACTACCCGCTCGTCGAGTCGCCGGAGCTCGTCGACCGGCTGGTGCGCGTCTACCGCGAGCTGTCGCCGAGTGTCGTACTCACCCACGCGCTCGCCGATCCCTACAACGGCGACCACCCCGCGGCCGCGCGCATGGCTTTGCAGGCAAGGGTTCTCGCGCAGGCCATCGGCTACGACGCGCCGGGAGAACCGCTCGGTGCGCCTCCGGTGTTCTGCTTCGAGCCGCATCAGCCCGAGCAGTGCGACTTCAAGCCCGACGTGCTGCTGGACATCACCGAGGCATTCGACCGCAAGCGCGAAGCCATGGAGTGCCTGCCCGCGCAACGGCACATGTGGGATTACTACACCGATCTCGCCAGGCGCAGGGGCGTGCAGCTCAAGCGCAACGCGGGACCGAACCTCGGGCTGCCGCACGACACCATGGCCGAGGCATACGTCCGGCTGTACCCGCAAGTCACGGCGCACCTGGCATGA
- a CDS encoding TetR/AcrR family transcriptional regulator, which translates to MPRRADPQRIARKKDEIAVAAGRLFATNGFERTSVAQVAAAAGTSTASVFYYFSDKAALFRAVFERDLPTAEALVGRYADAEAPVPAILDMLSQLAEDAADPAASGMLVELLRRVDHDPELLAVVMRTAEVIREGLATLIARGIADGDIDAELEPAGTATWLQAVVDATYLNASPGHSPLPELRRTALGYLAPRWKEETKTP; encoded by the coding sequence GTGCCACGACGAGCCGATCCGCAGCGCATCGCCCGGAAAAAAGATGAGATCGCCGTCGCCGCCGGCCGGCTTTTCGCCACCAACGGCTTCGAGCGCACGAGCGTCGCGCAGGTCGCCGCCGCCGCGGGGACGAGCACGGCCAGCGTTTTCTACTACTTCAGCGACAAAGCCGCGCTCTTCCGCGCCGTCTTCGAGCGGGACCTGCCGACGGCGGAAGCACTCGTCGGGCGCTACGCCGACGCGGAAGCGCCCGTCCCCGCGATTCTCGACATGCTCTCCCAGCTCGCGGAAGACGCCGCCGACCCAGCCGCGTCCGGCATGCTCGTGGAGCTGTTGCGCCGCGTCGACCACGATCCCGAACTGCTGGCCGTCGTCATGCGCACGGCGGAGGTGATCCGCGAAGGGCTGGCCACGCTCATCGCGCGCGGCATCGCCGATGGCGACATCGACGCGGAACTCGAACCGGCCGGGACGGCGACCTGGTTGCAGGCCGTCGTCGACGCGACCTACCTCAACGCGAGCCCAGGGCACTCGCCGTTGCCCGAGCTGCGGCGCACCGCACTGGGCTATCTCGCCCCTCGCTGGAAGGAAGAAACGAAAACCCCATGA